In Streptomyces canus, one DNA window encodes the following:
- a CDS encoding VOC family protein encodes MSDDQSYELLGFDNVLLPVGNLGEALSFYERAGFTVGFRLDEAGIALLKVGGETPGLLLRQEEALGHRPPPWPATRVWLEVPDARTAARELRAAGLEPLDEPFSVVTGWTVEVADPWGNVLGFTDYTKRPELGRRA; translated from the coding sequence ATGTCAGATGACCAGTCGTACGAACTGCTCGGTTTCGACAACGTGCTGCTCCCCGTCGGGAACCTGGGCGAGGCCCTCTCCTTCTACGAGCGCGCGGGCTTCACAGTGGGCTTCCGGCTCGACGAAGCCGGGATCGCCCTGCTGAAGGTGGGCGGCGAGACACCCGGACTCCTGCTCCGGCAGGAGGAGGCACTCGGGCACCGGCCGCCGCCGTGGCCCGCCACGCGCGTGTGGCTGGAGGTGCCGGACGCGAGGACCGCCGCCCGGGAACTGCGCGCCGCCGGCCTCGAACCGCTCGACGAGCCCTTCTCCGTGGTCACCGGCTGGACCGTCGAGGTCGCCGACCCCTGGGGGAACGTCCTCGGGTTCACCGACTACACCAAACGCCCGGAGCTCGGCCGGCGAGCCTGA
- a CDS encoding thiol-disulfide oxidoreductase DCC family protein, with protein MTGPAGATSGAGVPADRTPVRRLTVLYDADCSLCAFLRDWLVRQPQLVPLELVPAGSQEARLRFPGLDHRATLEEITVVGDAGQVYRDTAAWIVTLWALREHRPLAHRLSTPSGARLARGAVLAAAKWRGAQWQGGQWGGPAYRRSEGWAYDPGRGWVHTPPGCDSGGRATG; from the coding sequence ATGACAGGCCCGGCAGGTGCCACGAGCGGTGCGGGCGTCCCGGCGGACCGCACCCCGGTCCGCCGGCTCACCGTCCTGTACGACGCCGACTGCTCCCTGTGCGCCTTCCTGCGCGACTGGCTCGTACGGCAGCCACAGCTGGTGCCGCTGGAGTTGGTGCCGGCCGGGTCGCAGGAGGCCCGGCTGAGGTTTCCCGGGCTCGATCACCGCGCCACCCTGGAGGAGATCACCGTCGTCGGCGACGCGGGGCAGGTCTACCGCGACACCGCCGCCTGGATCGTGACCCTGTGGGCGCTGCGCGAACACCGGCCGCTCGCTCACCGGCTCAGCACCCCGTCCGGGGCACGCCTCGCGAGGGGCGCGGTACTCGCCGCCGCGAAATGGCGGGGCGCGCAGTGGCAGGGCGGTCAGTGGGGCGGCCCTGCCTACCGCCGGTCGGAAGGCTGGGCGTACGACCCCGGCAGGGGCTGGGTCCACACCCCACCGGGGTGCGACAGCGGCGGCCGCGCCACTGGTTAG
- a CDS encoding TetR/AcrR family transcriptional regulator, protein MPANNDGPDEGSTPSKSEQTSKSEQTRALILETAMRLFQERGYDKTTMRAIAQEAGVSVGNAYYYFAGKEHLIQGFYDRIAAEHQAAVREVLARESGLEARLAGVLKVWLDIAQPYHEFAVQFFKNAADPDSPLSPFSPESEHARVEAIAVHREVLRGATKTKVPEELRDILPELMWLSQMGLVLYWIFDRTEGRERSYRLAERGAKLTARGVSLARFRVLRPLVREVHELFTDFLPGMTKVMPDPGRKA, encoded by the coding sequence GTGCCTGCGAACAACGACGGCCCCGACGAGGGCAGTACCCCGAGCAAGTCCGAACAGACGAGCAAGTCCGAGCAGACGCGCGCGCTGATCCTGGAGACGGCGATGCGGCTGTTCCAGGAGCGGGGGTACGACAAGACGACCATGCGGGCCATCGCCCAGGAGGCCGGTGTCTCCGTCGGCAACGCGTACTACTACTTCGCGGGCAAGGAACACCTGATCCAAGGCTTCTACGACCGGATCGCCGCCGAACACCAGGCGGCGGTCCGGGAGGTCCTGGCCCGGGAGAGCGGCCTGGAGGCGCGGCTCGCGGGCGTGCTGAAGGTCTGGCTGGACATCGCGCAGCCGTATCACGAGTTCGCGGTGCAGTTCTTCAAGAACGCCGCCGATCCCGACAGCCCGCTCAGTCCGTTCTCGCCCGAGTCGGAGCACGCGCGCGTGGAGGCGATCGCCGTACACCGCGAGGTGCTGCGGGGCGCGACGAAGACGAAGGTGCCGGAGGAACTCCGGGACATCCTCCCCGAGTTGATGTGGCTGTCCCAGATGGGGCTCGTCCTGTACTGGATCTTCGACCGCACGGAGGGCCGCGAGCGGAGCTACCGGCTCGCCGAGCGCGGAGCCAAGCTCACCGCGAGGGGCGTGTCGCTGGCCCGGTTCCGGGTGCTCAGGCCACTCGTACGGGAGGTGCACGAACTGTTCACGGACTTCCTGCCGGGGATGACGAAGGTGATGCCGGACCCCGGCAGGAAGGCGTAG
- a CDS encoding MMPL family transporter: protein MARWCYRHRLVVLLLWVGALFGLGFSASTAGTDYANVFSLPNTDSKRAYDLMEKAFPQSAGDTDTVVWKVDEGSVRDQAVRSRIQPALDKIAGMEGVGGVTSPYKADAAQVSGDGRIAYAQITFTDQANAVPKELVQDVVDTAQGAERAGLQVELGGQAIQRVQEPPTGLAEMVGIVAAAVVLFLAFGSFFAMLLPLAVAIFGVGMGLFSTQLLSHGTDIPDLAPLLATLIGLGVGIDYALFIVTRHRKGILRGMDPEESVVTALNTSGRAVLFAGGTVCIALAGMLVTNLRFLDGVVIGTSLTVVLSVLAATTLLPALLGFLGKRVLSRRQRRRLAAAGPEPERTSGLAARWSAGVQKRPRRIAVLALAVMAVLALPVLSLRLGATDQGNDDTTTTTRKAYDLLAEGFGPGFNGPLQVVTDGGDTTTLVKGIQGTDGVARVAALPPARGVTVIQVVPTTSPQSEETDQLIDTLRGKVIPQAGAQAHVGGVTAVSKDFATVTGDRLPLFIATIIGLGFLLLLVAFRSLVVPLTAAVMNLIAAAASFGVLVAIFQWGWGLDLLSLGKEGPINAFLPVIMLSLLFGLSMDYQVFLVSRMHEEWVHTKDNARAVRVGLAETSRVINSAALIMVCVFLAFVLSGDSGAAMAGVGLAAAVALDAFILRTALVPAAMHLLGDANWWLPQGLEKRLPHLAVEPKEEAAPATAAPSGGGPASAVHGFVRTAEGEPVEGAAVSLLSAGGRQLDRVESLADGSYIVSVPAPGTYLLATTAPTYGSRARHVVVGEGTLVCDVELVEGGVDAVN from the coding sequence TTGGCACGGTGGTGTTACCGGCACCGGCTGGTGGTCCTGTTGCTGTGGGTGGGGGCGTTGTTCGGCCTGGGCTTTTCGGCCTCGACGGCGGGCACGGACTACGCGAACGTCTTCTCCCTCCCGAACACGGACTCCAAGCGCGCGTACGACCTGATGGAGAAGGCCTTCCCGCAGAGCGCGGGGGACACCGACACGGTGGTGTGGAAGGTCGACGAGGGCTCGGTACGGGACCAGGCCGTACGGTCCCGGATCCAGCCCGCACTCGACAAGATCGCCGGCATGGAGGGCGTCGGCGGCGTGACCAGCCCCTACAAGGCAGACGCGGCCCAGGTCAGCGGCGACGGGCGGATCGCCTACGCCCAGATCACCTTCACCGACCAGGCGAACGCCGTCCCCAAGGAGCTGGTCCAGGACGTCGTCGACACCGCGCAGGGCGCCGAACGCGCCGGACTGCAGGTCGAGTTGGGCGGTCAGGCGATCCAGCGGGTGCAGGAACCGCCCACCGGTCTCGCGGAGATGGTCGGCATCGTGGCGGCGGCCGTCGTACTGTTCCTGGCCTTCGGCTCGTTCTTCGCGATGCTGCTGCCGCTCGCCGTCGCCATCTTCGGTGTCGGCATGGGCCTGTTCTCGACGCAGTTGCTCAGCCATGGCACCGACATCCCCGACCTGGCCCCACTGCTGGCCACCCTCATCGGCCTGGGTGTCGGCATCGACTACGCCCTGTTCATCGTCACCCGGCACCGCAAGGGCATCCTGCGCGGCATGGACCCGGAGGAGTCGGTGGTCACCGCCCTCAACACCTCGGGCCGCGCGGTGCTGTTTGCGGGCGGCACGGTGTGCATCGCGCTCGCCGGGATGCTGGTGACGAACCTGCGCTTCCTGGACGGTGTCGTCATCGGCACCTCGCTGACCGTGGTGCTGAGCGTCCTCGCGGCCACCACCCTGCTGCCGGCGCTGCTCGGCTTCCTCGGCAAGCGGGTGCTCAGCCGCCGGCAGCGGCGCAGGCTCGCCGCCGCCGGGCCCGAGCCGGAGCGGACGAGCGGACTGGCCGCCCGCTGGTCGGCGGGCGTGCAGAAGCGCCCGCGCCGGATCGCCGTGCTCGCCCTCGCCGTCATGGCCGTCCTCGCGCTGCCGGTGCTGTCGCTGCGGCTGGGCGCGACGGACCAGGGCAACGACGACACCACGACGACCACCAGGAAGGCGTACGACCTGCTCGCCGAGGGCTTCGGCCCCGGCTTCAACGGACCGCTCCAGGTGGTCACCGACGGCGGCGACACCACCACCCTGGTCAAGGGCATCCAGGGCACGGACGGGGTCGCCCGGGTCGCCGCGCTGCCGCCCGCGCGGGGCGTGACGGTGATCCAGGTCGTCCCGACCACGTCACCGCAGTCCGAGGAGACCGACCAGCTCATCGACACCCTGCGGGGCAAGGTGATCCCGCAGGCCGGGGCGCAGGCCCACGTGGGCGGCGTCACGGCGGTCTCCAAGGACTTCGCGACGGTCACCGGCGACCGCCTCCCCCTCTTCATCGCGACCATCATCGGCCTCGGCTTCCTGCTCCTGCTGGTCGCCTTCCGCTCCCTGGTGGTGCCGCTGACGGCCGCGGTGATGAACCTGATCGCGGCGGCCGCCTCCTTCGGCGTCCTCGTGGCGATCTTCCAGTGGGGCTGGGGACTCGACCTGTTGAGCCTCGGCAAGGAGGGCCCGATCAACGCCTTCCTGCCGGTCATCATGCTGTCCCTGCTGTTCGGCCTCTCGATGGACTACCAGGTGTTCCTGGTCAGCCGCATGCACGAGGAATGGGTCCACACCAAGGACAACGCCCGCGCGGTCCGCGTGGGCCTGGCCGAGACCAGCCGCGTGATCAACTCCGCCGCTCTGATCATGGTCTGCGTGTTCCTGGCCTTCGTCCTGAGCGGCGACTCAGGGGCGGCCATGGCGGGTGTGGGGCTCGCCGCCGCGGTCGCCCTGGACGCCTTCATCCTGCGCACGGCCCTGGTGCCGGCCGCGATGCATCTGCTCGGCGACGCCAACTGGTGGCTGCCGCAGGGGCTCGAGAAGCGGCTGCCGCACCTCGCGGTGGAGCCGAAGGAGGAGGCGGCACCCGCGACGGCGGCTCCCTCGGGCGGCGGCCCGGCGTCGGCCGTCCACGGCTTCGTCCGTACGGCGGAAGGGGAGCCCGTGGAGGGCGCCGCCGTCTCGCTGCTGTCGGCCGGGGGCCGTCAGCTGGACCGGGTGGAGTCGCTGGCCGACGGCTCGTACATCGTCTCGGTCCCGGCACCCGGGACGTACCTGCTGGCGACCACGGCTCCGACGTACGGCTCGCGCGCGCGGCACGTCGTCGTGGGGGAGGGGACCCTGGTGTGCGACGTCGAACTGGTCGAGGGCGGGGTCGACGCCGTCAACTGA
- a CDS encoding response regulator transcription factor, translated as MTGGIAGGETKSPGTVLVVEDEESIADVLAIALRYHRFEVMVAGSVREALALTDRTRPDAALLDVMLPDGDGRALGRELRERRPDLALVFLTARDSPAEIVGALGFGDDYITKPFNIDEVVARISAVLRRTRAADVLPQRPPLRYGDLELDETTYSVHRDGRTVQLTPTEYALLRFLVRNGGRIVPKEQLLRHVWQYEHTPPESTVVETYISYLRRKLDVLGPPVITTRRGVGYGLA; from the coding sequence ATGACTGGGGGCATCGCTGGGGGAGAGACGAAGAGTCCGGGCACCGTGCTGGTGGTGGAGGACGAGGAGAGCATCGCCGACGTGCTCGCCATCGCCCTGCGCTACCACCGGTTCGAGGTCATGGTCGCGGGCTCCGTCCGTGAGGCGCTCGCGCTCACCGACCGCACCCGCCCGGACGCCGCCCTGCTCGACGTGATGCTGCCCGACGGCGACGGCCGCGCCCTCGGCCGTGAACTGCGCGAGCGGCGGCCCGATCTGGCCCTGGTCTTCCTCACCGCGCGGGACTCTCCCGCCGAGATCGTCGGAGCGCTCGGTTTCGGCGACGACTACATCACCAAGCCGTTCAACATCGACGAGGTCGTCGCCAGGATCTCCGCGGTCCTGCGCCGCACCCGCGCGGCCGACGTCCTGCCCCAGCGCCCGCCCCTGCGCTACGGCGACCTGGAGCTGGACGAGACGACGTACTCCGTGCACCGCGACGGCCGCACGGTCCAGCTCACCCCCACCGAGTACGCACTCCTGCGCTTCCTGGTGCGCAACGGCGGCCGGATCGTGCCCAAGGAGCAACTCCTGCGCCATGTCTGGCAGTACGAGCACACCCCGCCCGAGTCGACCGTCGTCGAGACCTACATCAGCTATCTGCGGCGCAAGCTGGACGTCCTGGGACCGCCGGTGATCACCACCCGGCGGGGTGTCGGGTACGGGCTCGCATGA
- a CDS encoding sensor histidine kinase — MKVRLPRCRHGIHSLRGKLTLANVALLAIGIAAATAVSVMGMRYYLLDQIDSELLKTRDSLGGSQITLREIDSLSMLGFVRDRLMPAQQESSNERSTETVFAVVDRRGEPISILGFDPTEAQQGLAEAAGDPRALAADSEPHDVTLDGSTYRATAARLGDGSYALLAAPTDVLHQGVAKAVRLDLAIGSLLLALLACLTMFSVRRRMRPLEDMVETSSAIAEGDLTRRVPSSREATLEVEQLRVALNSMLHQVESAYRTREQSAAQLRSFVADASHELRTPLSAIRGYLQLYDKGMLSDPDDRKRAWARVLAETDRMGRLVDELLTLARLDQQPELRFRNVDLSRLVRDAAEDLRVQQPGRPVEVAAEGSLLVRADESGLRQVLGNLVANVRTHTPAEVPVRLAVEREDGVVRLCVADEGPGLHADDAARVFDRFFRVGGGAGSGLGLAIVLGVVRAHGGEVAVRTAPGEGLAVTVSLPARVSAGQ; from the coding sequence ATGAAGGTCCGCCTGCCTCGGTGCCGACACGGCATCCATTCGCTGCGCGGCAAGCTGACGCTGGCCAATGTGGCGTTGCTCGCCATCGGCATCGCCGCGGCGACCGCCGTGAGCGTGATGGGCATGCGGTACTACCTGCTCGACCAGATCGACAGCGAGCTCCTCAAGACCCGGGACTCCCTCGGCGGTTCGCAGATCACCCTGCGCGAGATCGACTCGCTGAGCATGCTGGGATTCGTGCGCGACCGGCTCATGCCGGCACAGCAGGAATCGAGCAATGAGCGCTCGACGGAGACCGTCTTCGCGGTCGTCGACCGCCGGGGCGAGCCGATCAGCATCCTCGGCTTCGATCCGACCGAGGCCCAGCAGGGTCTGGCGGAGGCGGCCGGCGACCCGCGCGCGCTCGCCGCCGACTCCGAGCCGCACGACGTCACTCTGGACGGCTCCACCTATCGCGCCACGGCGGCCCGGCTCGGCGACGGCTCCTACGCCCTGCTCGCCGCGCCCACCGACGTCCTGCACCAGGGCGTCGCCAAGGCGGTCCGGCTCGACCTCGCGATCGGCAGCCTGCTGCTCGCGCTGCTGGCCTGTCTGACGATGTTCAGCGTCCGGCGCCGTATGCGGCCGCTGGAGGACATGGTGGAGACCTCGTCGGCGATCGCCGAGGGGGATCTGACCCGTCGCGTCCCCTCCAGCCGCGAGGCCACCCTGGAGGTCGAGCAGCTGCGGGTGGCCCTCAACTCCATGCTCCACCAGGTGGAGTCGGCGTACCGCACGCGCGAGCAGAGCGCGGCCCAGCTGCGCAGCTTCGTCGCCGACGCCTCGCACGAGCTGCGCACCCCGCTGTCCGCGATACGCGGCTACCTCCAGCTGTACGACAAGGGCATGCTGTCCGACCCGGACGACCGCAAGCGTGCCTGGGCCCGGGTGCTCGCGGAGACCGACCGGATGGGCCGGCTCGTCGACGAGCTGCTCACCCTCGCCCGCCTCGACCAGCAGCCCGAACTGCGGTTCAGGAACGTTGACCTGAGCCGGCTGGTGCGGGACGCGGCCGAGGATCTGCGGGTGCAGCAACCCGGCCGGCCCGTCGAGGTCGCCGCCGAAGGCTCGCTGCTGGTGCGGGCCGACGAGTCGGGGCTCAGACAGGTCCTGGGCAACCTGGTGGCCAACGTGCGCACGCACACGCCCGCCGAGGTGCCGGTGCGGCTGGCGGTGGAGCGTGAGGACGGCGTCGTACGGCTGTGTGTCGCGGACGAGGGACCGGGGCTGCACGCGGACGACGCGGCGCGCGTCTTCGACCGGTTCTTCCGGGTCGGCGGCGGCGCGGGCAGCGGCCTCGGTCTGGCGATCGTGCTGGGCGTCGTGCGGGCCCACGGCGGCGAGGTGGCGGTCCGCACGGCCCCGGGCGAGGGACTGGCGGTGACGGTCAGCCTGCCGGCGCGGGTGTCCGCGGGTCAGTGA
- a CDS encoding ATP-binding protein, whose amino-acid sequence MLRRNSFRLPRHPASVGLARRRVRDHLADWGHGPDDPAPADAVLLVSELATDVVRHGPLLEREFEVAVTALADGSCLIEVSDEGRLEPRLRVVGEWEETGRGLRLVENIATAWGVWSRGRHGKTVWALVMAD is encoded by the coding sequence GTGTTGAGACGCAACTCCTTCCGGCTGCCCCGGCATCCGGCTTCCGTCGGCCTCGCCCGGCGGCGGGTCCGGGACCACCTGGCCGACTGGGGCCACGGACCGGACGATCCGGCGCCGGCCGACGCGGTTCTGCTGGTCTCGGAACTGGCCACCGACGTGGTGCGCCACGGGCCGCTCCTGGAGCGGGAGTTCGAGGTCGCGGTGACCGCCCTCGCGGACGGCTCCTGCCTGATAGAGGTCTCCGACGAGGGACGGCTGGAACCCCGGCTGCGGGTGGTCGGCGAGTGGGAGGAGACCGGCCGCGGTCTGCGTCTGGTGGAGAACATCGCCACCGCGTGGGGGGTGTGGAGCCGGGGGCGGCACGGCAAGACCGTGTGGGCCCTGGTGATGGCCGACTGA